From the genome of Papaver somniferum cultivar HN1 chromosome 2, ASM357369v1, whole genome shotgun sequence, one region includes:
- the LOC113347088 gene encoding 40S ribosomal protein S15a codes for MVRISVLNDALKSMYNAEKRGKRQVMIRPSSKVIIKFLMVMQKHGYIGEFEYVDDHRSGKIVVELNGRLNKCGVISPRFDVGVKEIEPWTARLLPSRQFGYIVLTTSAGIMDHEEARRKNVGGKVLGFFY; via the exons ATGGTGAGAATCAGTGTGTTAAATGATGCTTTAAAGAGTATGTACAATGCCGAGAAGCGAGGAAAGAGGCAAGTCATGATTAGACCTTCTTCCAAAGTCATCATCAAGTTCCTCATGGTTATGCAGAAACATG GTTATATTGGAGAATTTGAGTACGTTGATGATCATAGATCTGGCAAGATTGTGGTTGAATTGAATGGCCGTTTGAACAAATGTGGGGTTATTAGTCCTCGTTTTGATGTTGGTGTTAAGGAAATTGAGCCTTGGACTGCTAGGTTGCTCCCTTCTAGACAG TTTGGATATATTGTGCTAACAACATCTGCTGGAATTATGGACCATGAGGAGGCCAGGAGAAAGAATGTTGGTGGTAAAGTGCTCGGTTTCTTTTATTGA
- the LOC113347091 gene encoding rhicadhesin receptor-like: protein MKTFAACFLIIFVSGIGMVVSDPDMLQDICVADRASAVKVNGFACKAASNVTAEDFFFTGLSKPGVVNNSVGSLVTGANVAQIAGLNTLGVSMARIDYVAGGLNPPHTHPRATEIVFVLEGSLDVGFITTANVLISKTIMKGEVFVFPKGLVHFQKNNGEKPASVIAAFNSQLPGTQSLAMTLFGATPPVPDNVLTKAFQIGTKEVQKIKTKFAPKK from the exons ATGAAGACTTTTGCAGCCTGCTTTCTGATCATCTTCGTCTCCGGCATCGGCATGGTCGTATCCGATCCCGATATGCTCCAAGATATTTGTGTTGCTGATCGCGCCTCAG CGGTTAAGGTGAATGGGTTTGCCTGCAAAGCAGCTTCAAATGTGACAGCAGAAGATTTCTTCTTCACCGGTTTATCTAAACCAGGTGTAGTCAACAACTCAGTTGGTTCACTAGTAACAGGTGCTAATGTTGCTCAGATAGCCGGTCTTAACACCCTCGGAGTCTCCATGGCACGTATCGATTACGTTGCCGGTGGACTTAACCCACCACACACACATCCACGAGCCACCGAGATCGTGTTCGTCTTGGAAGGATCACTTGATGTTGGATTCATCACTACTGCTAATGTTCTCATCTCAAAGACAATCATGAAAGGTGAGGTGTTTGTGTTTCCTAAAGGTTTGGTTCATTTCCAGAAGAACAATGGTGAGAAACCTGCTTCTGTGATTGCGGCTTTCAATAGCCAGCTCCCTGGTACTCAATCACTTGCTATGACTCTTTTCGGCGCAACCCCACCTGTCCCTGATAATGTGTTGACTAAGGCATTCCAAATTGGTAccaaagaagttcagaagatcaAGACCAAATTCGCACCCAAGAAGTaa
- the LOC113347090 gene encoding rhicadhesin receptor-like yields MLLLFFFCLSKPKTLLYIWRFHPCIYLTFNLKLAMNSITCFLIIFVFATSMVASDPDMLQDICVADPSSAAKMNGFACQDYASNATAQDFFFTGICQPGNITNAFGSLVTGANVENIPGLNTLGVSLSRIDYLAGGLNPPHTHPRATEIVFVLQGSLDVGFITTSNTFISKTIMKGEVFVFPKGTVHFQKNNGDEPASFIAAFNSQLPGTQSIAMTLFGAKPAVPDNVLAQAFQIDTTEVQTIKSKFAPKM; encoded by the exons AtgcttcttttatttttcttttgtctctccaaaccaaaaacactcctatATATATGGAGATTTCATCCATGCATATATCTCACATTCAATCTCAAACTAGCTATGAATTCTATAACCTGCTTTCTCATCATTTTCGTCTTTGCCACCAGTATGGTTGCCTCCGATCCTGACATGCTCCAGGATATCTGTGTTGCTGATCCCTCTTCAG CTGCTAAGATGAATGGGTTCGCTTGCCAAGATTATGCTTCAAATGCAACAGCACAAGATTTCTTCTTCACTGGCATATGTCAACCAGGCAACATCACCAATGCTTTTGGTTCACTGGTAACAGGTGCTAATGTAGAAAACATACCAGGCCTTAACACCCTTGGTGTTTCTCTCTCCCGTATCGACTACTTAGCCGGCGGACTGAACCCACCTCACACCCATCCAAGAGCCACTGAGATTGTATTCGTATTACAAGGGTCGCTCGATGTTGGATTCATTACCACCAGTAATACATTCATTTCTAAGACCATAATGAAAGGTGAGGTCTTTGTGTTCCCAAAAGGAACAGTTCATTTCCAGAAGAACAATGGTGATGAACCTGCTTCATTTATTGCCGCTTTCAATAGCCAGCTCCCTGGTACTCAGTCTATTGCTATGACTCTTTTCGGTGCCAAGCCAGCTGTTCCAGATAATGTCTTGGCTCAGGCATTCCAAATTGATACCACGGAAGTTCagacaatcaaatcaaaattcGCACCCAAGATGTAA
- the LOC113347092 gene encoding germin-like protein subfamily 2 member 1 — MKTLTTCLLIIFFFGTGMVASDPDMLQDICVADLSSAVKMNGFACKAAANITAQDFFFTGLSKPGNVTNAVGSVVTPANVEKIPGLNTLGVSMARADYLPGGLNPPHVHPRATEIVFVLEGSIDVGFITTSNVLISYSLKKGEVFVFPKGLVHFQKNNGDKPASALAAFNSQFPGTQSMAMALFGAKPAVSDNVLAQAFQIDATEVQTIKSKFAPK, encoded by the exons ATGAAGACTTTAACAACCTGCCTtcttatcattttcttcttcgGCACCGGCATGGTTGCCTCCGATCCCGACATGCTCCAAGACATCTGTGTGGCTGATCTCTCTTCAG CTGTTAAGATGAATGGGTTCGCCTGCAAAGCAGCTGCAAATATAACAGCACAAGATTTCTTCTTCACTGGTTTATCTAAACCAGGTAATGTCACCAATGCTGTTGGTTCAGTGGTAACACCTGCTAATGTCGAAAAGATACCAGGTCTTAACACCCTTGGTGTTTCTATGGCCCGTGCGGATTACTTACCCGGAGGACTTAATCCGCCACATGTTCATCCACGAGCTACTGAGATTGTGTTTGTCTTGGAAGGATCAATCGATGTTGGATTTATTACTACTAGTAATGTGCTCATCTCTTATTCCCTCAAGAAAGGTGAGGTCTTTGTGTTCCCAAAAGGTTTAGTTCATTTCCAGAAGAACAACGGTGATAAGCCTGCTTCGGCTCTGGCTGCTTTCAATAGCCAATTCCCTGGTACTCAGTCTATGGCTATGGCTCTTTTCGGTGCAAAACCAGCTGTTTCTGATAATGTGTTGGCTCAGGCATTCCAGATTGATGCCACCGAAGTTCagacaatcaaatcaaaatttgCACCCAAGTAG
- the LOC113347089 gene encoding NAD(P)H-quinone oxidoreductase subunit S, chloroplastic-like yields MASSSSSFMSLPSCKTPSLLQKSSYLGETQHLYNLISSSPRSLQTIASKTFNIKPISKFNLFEIMGGRGLLNGEKSLQEQLKKMNTTPTEVVSETTPPKEQEDEENLTPSTTTASSTDETASVSLDVPDDAFDKELLGLTGGFPGGEKGLRSFIEKNPPPPKKTRPTSSGGAIQTSSSAKIKPPQLPLLMPGMIAIVKNPKNPFYMYTGIIQRITDGKAGVLFEGGNWDKLMTFQLNELERREKGPPMVNPLSAVLEPAVQQEQKDS; encoded by the coding sequence atggcttcttcttcatcttccttcatGAGTCTACCAAGCTGTAAAACTCCTTCTCTACTACAGAAATCGTCCTATCTTGGAGAAACCCAACACCTTTACAACCTGATCTCCTCATCTCCAAGATCACTCCAAACCATTGCCTCCAAAACTTTTAATATAAAGCCCATCTCCAAATTCAACCTATTTGAAATCATGGGTGGTAGAGGTCTCTTGAATGGAGAAAAATCACTGCAAGAACAACTTAAGAAGATGAACACAACTCCTACTGAAGTAGTCTCTGAAACTACTCCTcccaaagaacaagaagatgaagaaaatcttACACCTTCAACTACTACTGCATCTTCTACTGATGAGACAGCATCCGTATCGTTAGACGTTCCAGATGACGCTTTCGACAAGGAGCTACTAGGTCTAACTGGTGGATTCCCAGGTGGTGAGAAAGGATTAAGAAGTTTCATTGAGAAAAACCCACCACCACCTAAAAAAACAAGGCCTACTTCATCAGGAGGAGCAATTCAAACAAGTTCATCGGCAAAGATTAAACCACCACAATTGCCACTTTTGATGCCTGGTATGATAGCAATTGTGAAGAATCCTAAGAACCCATTTTATATGTATACTGGGATCATACAACGAATTACTGACGGTAAAGCTGGAGTATTGTTTGAGGGTGGAAATTGGGATAAGCTTATGACATTCCAGCTCAATGAGCTTGAGCGTAGAGAAAAAGGTCCTCCCATGGTGAATCCATTATCTGCTGTCCTCGAGCCTGCCGTGCAACAAGAACAAAAGGATTCGTAG